The following coding sequences are from one Anabas testudineus chromosome 16, fAnaTes1.2, whole genome shotgun sequence window:
- the ubr5 gene encoding E3 ubiquitin-protein ligase UBR5 isoform X4 has translation MTSIHFVVHPLPGTEDQLNDRLREVSEKLNKYSYNSHPHLSLLEQATLKQCVVGPNHAGFLLEDGRVCRISFAVQPDRLELSKPDGSDGSKLSSGSGTGRSSRPGRTSDPPWFLSGSDTLGRLAGNTLGSRWSSGVNGGSGGGGSGGGAGGGGAGGGSSGGGGGGGGGGSGGTSGRSSTAARDSRRQTRVIRTGRDRGSGLLGSQPQPVIPASVIPEELITQAQVVLQGKSRSVIIRELQRTNLDVNLAVNNLLSRDDEDGDDGDDTASESYLPGEDLMSLLDADIHSAHPSVIIDADAMFSEDISYFGYPSFRRSSLSRLGSSRVLLLPLERDSELLRERESVLRLRERRWLDGASFDTERGSTSREGEPSLDKKSIPVQSPVSLGEELQWWPEKDGVKFVSIGAMFSELVAVSSKGELYQWKWSEPEPYRSAQNPSIHHPRVSFLGLANEKITLLSANSIRATVATETNKVATWVDDTLSTVASKLEHSAQAFPELQGERMVSLHCCALYTCAQLENSLYWWGVVPFSQRKKMLEKARAKNKKPKSSAGISSIPNITVGTQVCLRNNPLYHAGAVAFSVSAGIPKVGVLLESVWNMNDSCRFQLRSPESLKNMEKTTKTQEIKTESKPELVKTEMGPPPSPASTCSDTSSIASSASLPYKRRRSTPAPKEEEKVNEEQWPLREVVFVEDVKNVPVGKVLKVDGAYVAVKFPGTSSSMSNQSTAAPTDSDPSSLLQDCRLLRIDELQVVKTGGTPKVPDCFQRTPKKLWIPEKAEILAVNVDSKGVHAVLKTGSWVRYCIFDLATGKAEQENNFPTSNLAFLGQSERNVAIFTAGQESPIILRDGNGTIYPMAKDCTGGIRDPDWLDLPPINSLGMGVHSLANLPSNSTIKKKAAIIIMAVEKQTLMQHVLRCDYEACRQYLVNLEQAFLLDQGSQALGALLGHRCDGNRNILHAAVSVCFPVSNKETKEEEEAERSERNTFAERLSAVEAIANAISVVSSNSSGNRTGSSSSRGLRLREMMRRSLRAAGLGRHESGPSSSDHQDPVSPPIAPPSWVPDPPPMDPDGDIDFILAPAVGSLTTASTGTSQGPSTSTIPGPSTEPSVVESKDRKANAHLILKLMCDSVVLRPHLRELLSAKDARGMTPFMLAVSGRAYPAAITVLEAAQKMAKVGDPGIAEKEDADSVFMEMICPSGTNPDDSPLYVLCCNDTCSFTWTGAEHINQDIFECRTCGLLESLCCCTECARVCHKGHDCKLKRTSPTAYCDCWEKCKCKTLIAGQKAARLDLLYRLLTTTNLVTTPNSRGEHILLFLVQTVARQSVEHCQYRPPRIREDRNRKAANAEDSDMPDHDLEPPRFAQLALERVLQDWNALKSMIMFGSQENKDPLSASSRIAHLLPEEQVYLNQQSGTIRLDCFTHCLIVKCAPDITFIDTLLGTLVKELQNKYTPGRREEAVNVTRRFLRSVARVFVILSVEMASSKKKNNFIPQPIGKCRRVFQALLPYAVEELCNVAESLIVPVRMGIARPTAPFTLASTSIDAVQGSEELFSVEPLPPRPSPDQSNSSSQTAASYIIRNPQPRHSSQSQPVRGRDEEQDDIVSADVEEVEVVEGVAGEEDHHDDQEEQGEENAEAEGQHDEHDEDGSDMELDLLAAAETESDSESNHSNQDNASGRRSVVTAATAGSEAGASSVPAFFSEDDSQSNDSSDSDSSSSQSDDVDQETFLLDEPLERTTSASQANSAAQAPRSMQWAVRNTTNQRSTGTAPSSSSAPAASSTGLIYIDPTNLRRSSAISSSAAAAAAALEASNSSSYLTSASSLARAYSIVIRQISDLMSLIPKYNHLVYSQYPAAVKLTYQDAVNLQNYVEEKLIPTWNWMVSIMDSTEAQLRYGSALSSAGDPGHPSHPLHASQHSARRERMTAREEASLRTLEGRRRAATLLTARQGMMSARGDFLNYALSLMRSHNDEHSDVLPVLDVCSLKHVAYVFQALIYWIKAMNQQTTLDTPQMDRKRNREILELGLDNEDSEHENDEDTNQSSTLQDKDEDPVPAETGQNHPFFRRSDSMTFLGCIPPNPFDVPLAEAIPLADQPHLLQPNARKEDLFGRPSQGLYSSSYMATKGLAEASMDRNCLEVNMGSSLPSPSQILPTKMSYSANLKNVMSMETGQRSTETQSLTEQEVEGSKPGPSPHDLAAQLKSSLLAEIGLTESDGPPLPSFRPHCSFMGMMISHDMLLGRWRLSLELFGRVFMEDVGAEPGSILTELGGFEVKESKFRREMEKLRNLQSRDLALEVDRDRDQLIQQTMRQLNTHFGRRCTTTPMAVHRVKVTFKDEPGEGSGVARSFYTAIALALLSNDKLPNLDCVQSVSKGMQASNLMQRLRNRDRERERRSGGLRAGSRRDRDRDSRRQLSIDTRPFRPSSEGNPSDEPDPLPAHRQALGERLYPRVHAMQPAFASKITGMLLELSPAQLLLLLASEDSLRARVEEAMELLIAHGRENGADSILDLGLLEAPEKTQQQENRKRHGSTRSVVDMELDDPDDGDDNAPLFYQPGKRGFYSPRPGKNTEARLNCFRNIGRILGLCLLQNELCPITLNRHVIKVLLGRKVNWHDFAFFDPVMYESLRQLIRHSQAGEADAVFAAMDLAFAIDLCKEEGSGQVELLSGGVNMPVTPLNVYEYVRKYAEYRMLVVAEQPLHAMRKGLLDVLPKNALEDLTAEDFRLLVNGCGEVNVQMLISFTSFNDESGENADKLLQFKRWFWSIVEKMSMTERQDLVYFWTSSPSLPASEEGFQPMPSITIRPPDDQHLPTANTCISRLYVPLYSSKQILKQKLLLAIKTKNFGFV, from the exons GCTCCGGGAAGTCTCAGAGAAACTCAACAAATACAGTTATAACAG TCATCCACACCTTAGTTTGCTGGAGCAGGCCACCCTAAAACAGTGTGTGGTTGGTCCAAACCATGCTGGATTTCTCCTTGAG GATGGACGCGTGTGTAGAATCAGCTTTGCTGTACAGCCTGATCGCCTGGAGCTCAGCAAACCGGATGGCAGTGATGG TTCAAAGTTGAGCAGTGGTTCAGGGACAGGAAGGAGCTCCAGGCCAGGCAGGACTAGTGATCCGCCCTGGTTCCTGTCTGGTTCTGACACACTGGGCAGACTGGCAGGCAACACCCTTGG GAGTCGCTGGAGCTCTGGTGTAAATGGAGGCAGTGGTGGAGGTGGAAGTGGAGGAGGCGCAGGGGGAGGTGGAGCAGGAGGTGGCAGCAGTGGTGGCGGAggcggtggaggaggaggcggaaGTGGAGGCACTTCGGGCAGGTCGTCAACAGCAGCTCGCGATTCACGCAGGCAAACCAGGGTGATCCGTACAGGAAGGGACCGCGGCTCGGGCCTCCTTGGTAGCCAGCCACAGCCAGTAATACCAGCTTCTGTCATCCCTGAAGAACTTATTACTCAG GCCCAGGTAGTCCTTCAGGGTAAGTCCAGGAGTGTGATCATCAGGGAGCTCCAGAGAACCAACCTAGACGTCAACCTCGCTGTCAACAACCTCCTGAGTCGGGATGATGAGGATGGAGATGATGGAGATGATACAGCCAGCGAGTCCTATCTCcctggag AGGACTTGATGTCCCTTTTGGATGCAGACATCCATTCAGCACATCCCAGCGTGATTATTGATGCTGATGCCATGTTCTCTGAGGACATAAGCTACTTTGGCTACCCCTCTTTTAGACGCTCTTCGCTGTCTCGCCTGGGATCCTCCAGAG TTCTCCTTCTTCCCTTAGAGCGCGACTCAGAGCTGTTGCGTGAGCGTGAGTCTGTATTGAGGTTACGCGAGCGCCGGTGGCTGGATGGGGCCTCGTTCGACACGGAGCGAGGTTCCACCAGCCGTGAGGGCGAGCCTAGCCTGGACAAGAAGAGCATTCCTGTACAGAGCCCTGTATCCTTGGGTGAGGAGCTCCAATGGTGGCCTGAGAAG GATGGTGTGAAGTTTGTGAGCATTGGAGCCATGTTCTCGGAGCTTGTGGCTGTTAGCTCTAAAGGAGAGCTTTATCAGTGGAAATGGAGTGAACCCGAACCCTACAGGAGTGCACAG AATCCTTCTATTCATCACCCACGTGTGTCCTTCTTGGGCTTGGCCAATGAGAAGATTACCTTATTGTCTGCCAATAGCATCAGAGCCACTGTAGCAACAGAGACCAACAAG GTGGCAACCTGGGTGGATGACACActgagcacagtggcctctaAGCTAGAGCACAGTGCTCAAGCTTTCCCTGAGCTGCAGGGTGAACGAATGGTGTCACTGCACTGTTGTGCActgtacacatgtgcacagCTGGAGAATAGCCTCTACTGGTG GGGTGTTGTGCCTTTTAGTCAACGGAAAAAGATGCTTGAAAAGGCCAGAGCCAAGAACAAAAAGCCAAAGTCCAGTGCTGGCATCTCCTCTATACCCAATATCACCGTGGGAACACAG GTATGCTTGAGGAATAACCCCCTCTATCATGCTGGTGCAGTGGCCTTTTCTGTTAGTGCTGGGATTCCCAAAGTAGGTGTCTTGTTGGAGTCTGTCTGGAACATGAATGACAGCTGCAGGTTCCAGCTGCGCTCTCCAGAGAGTCTCAAGAACATGGAGAAGACAACTAAGACACAGGAAATCAa AACTGAAAGCAAGCCAGAGCTGGTGAAGACTGAAATGGGTCCTCCTCCCTCACCAGCATCTACCTGCAGTGATACCTCTTCTATTGCTAGCAGTGCCTCACTGCCCTACA AGCGAAGGCGTTCAACCCCAGCCcccaaagaggaagagaaagtgaatGAGGAGCAGTGGCCTCTCAGGGAGGTGGTGTTTGTGGAAGATGTTAAAAATGTTCCAGTAGGAAAG GTGCTTAAAGTGGATGGGGCATATGTTGCTGTCAAGTTTCCAGGAACCTCAAGCAGCATGAGCAACCAGAGCACTGCTGCTCCTACTGACTCAGACCCATCCTCACTGTTGCAGGACTGTAGACTTCTCAGAATAGATGAGCTGCAG GTGGTCAAAACTGGTGGGACTCCTAAAGTTCCAGATTGTTTTCAGCGCACACCCAAAAAGCTCTGGATCCCAGAAAAGGCAGAGATTCTGGCTGTGAATGTTGACTCCAAAG GAGTCCACGCAGTGTTGAAAACAGGTAGCTGGGTAAGATACTGTATCTTTGACCTGGCTACAGGCAAAGCAGAGCAAGAGAATAACTTCCCTACTAGTAATCTGGCCTTCTTGGGGCAAAGTGAGCGCAATGTGGCCATTTTTACTGCAGGACAG gAATCTCCCATCATCCTCAGAGATGGAAACGGCACAATCTATCCTATGGCCAAAGACTGCACGGGTGGAATTCGAGATCCCGATTGGCTAGATCTGCCACCTATAAACAGCCTAGGAATGGGCGTGCACTCGCTGGCTAATCTCCCCTCCAACTCCACAATTAAAAAGAAAGctgctattattattatggcTGTTGAG AAACAAACATTGATGCAGCATGTGCTGCGATGTGACTATGAGGCCTGTCGCCAGTACCTTGTAAACCTTGAGCAGGCGTTCCTGTTGGATCAGGGTAGCCAGGCCCTTGGAGCACTTCTTGGCCACCGTTGTGATGGGAACCGCAACATTCTCCATGCAGCCGTCTCTGTGTGCTTCCCTGTTAGTAACAAGGAGACCAAAGAGGAGGAAG AAGCTGAAAGGTCGGAGAGAAACACATTTGCAGAGCGCCTCTCTGCTGTGGAGGCGATTGCCAATGCCATCTCTGTGGTTTCAAGCAATAGCTCTGGAAATAGGACTGGCTCTTCCAGCAGTAGAGG ACTTCGTCTGAGGGAGATGATGCGGAGGTCTCTACGAGCAGCAGGTCTTGGACGCCACGAGTCTGGCCCATCATCCAGTGACCACCAGGACCCCGTGTCACCACCCATTGCTCCACCAAGTTGGGTCCCTGATCCCCCACCTATGGATCCTG aTGGTGACATTGACTTCATTCTAGCACCAGCTGTGGGCTCACTCACTACTGCCTCCACTGGGACCAGCCAGGGACCCAGCACCTCCACCATACCAG GGCCATCCACTGAGCCATCTGTGGTTGAGTCTAAAGACAGGAAAGCCAACGCTCATCTTATTCTAAAGCTAATGTGTGATAGTGTTGTTCTGAGGCCACACTTACGGGAGCTGCTCTCTGCAAA GGATGCCCGTGGAATGACCCCTTTCATGCTGGCCGTCAGTGGAAGAGCCTACCCAGCAGCCATCACTGTTTTGGAGGCTGCTCAAAAAATGGCCAAGG TGGGTGACCCAGGCATTGCAGAGAAGGAGGATGCAGATTCTGTGTTTATGGAAATGATTTGCCCCTCGGGGACCAACCCAGATGACTCACCCCTGTATGTTCTCTGCTGCAATGACACCTGCAGTTTCACTTGGACTGGAGCAGAGCACATTAACCAG GATATCTTTGAGTGTCGCACCTGTGGTTTGCTGGAGTCCCTCTGCTGCTGTACTGAGTGTGCAAGAGTGTGTCACAAAGGACATGACTGCAA GCTGAAGAGAACCTCTCCTACAGCATATTGTGACTGCTGGGAGAAATGTAAGTGTAAAACACTGATTGCAGGCCAAAAGGCAGCTCGTCTCGACCTCCTGTACAGGTTACTCACAACAACTAATCTGGTCACAACCCCAAACAGCAG gggAGAGCATATATTACTGTTCTTGGTGCAAACTGTTGCCAGGCAGAGTGTTGAGCACTGTCAGTACAGACCACCACGCATCAGAGAAGACAGGAACCGCAAGGCTGCTAATGCAGAAG aTTCTGATATGCCAGACCATGACCTAGAACCTCCCCGCTTTGCTCAGCTGGCTCTCGAGAGGGTCCTGCAAGACTGGAATGCCCTCAAGTCTATGATCATGTTTGGTTCTCAGGAGAACAAAGACCC GCTCAGTGCCAGCAGCAGAATTGCCCACCTTCTTCCTGAAGAGCAGGTCTACTTGAACCAGCAGAGTGGCACCATTCGCCTTGACTGCTTCACTCACTGCCTCATTGTCAAGTGCGCTCCTGACATCACT TTCATAGATACTTTACTAGGCACACTTGTGAAGGAGCTGCAGAACAAGTACACTCCTGGCCGGAGAGAGGAGGCGGTCAATGTCACCAGGAGATTCCTACGCTCTGTTGCCCGTGTGTTTGTCATCCTCAGTGTGGAGATGGCTTCTTCCaagaagaaaaa CAACTTCATCCCCCAGCCCATTGGGAAATGTCGACGGGTTTTCCAGGCTCTGCTGCCCTACGCTGTGGAGGAGCTTTGTAATGTAGCTGAGTCACTAATCGTTCCTGTGCGAATGGGTATTGCAAGACCTACAGCTCCTTTCACTTTGGCCAGCACCAGCATTGATGCTGTTCAAGGCAGTGAAGAGCTCTTCTCTGTTGAACCTCTGCCACCAAGACCTTCACCTGACCAGTCCAACAG CTCCAGCCAGACAGCTGCCTCTTATATTATCAGGAACCCCCAGCCACGACACAGCAGCCAGTCTCAGCCTgtcagaggaagagatgaggagcaggatGACATTGTATCAGCAGATGTGGAAGAG GTTGAAGTTGTAGAGGGTGTAGCAGGGGAGGAAGACCATCATGATGACCAAGAGGAACAGGGAGAGGAAAATGCTGAGGCAGAAGGGCAGCATGATGAACACGATGAGGATG GAAGTGACATGGAACTTGATCTGCtggcagcagctgaaactgagaGCGACAGTGAAAGCAACCACAGCAATCAGGATAATGCTAGTGGGCGCAGGAGTGTCGTCACAGCAGCCACTGCTGGCTCTGAAGCAG GTGCGAGCAGTGTCCCTGCCTTCTTTTCAGAGGATGACTCCCAGTCCAATGACTCCAGTGACtccgacagcagcagcagtcagagcGATGATGTAGACCAGGAAACGTTCCTTTTGGACGAGCCACTGGAAAGGACAACTAGTGCTTCACAGGCTAACAGTGCAGCCCAGGCTCCTCGCTCCATGCAGTGGGCTGTGAGAAACACCACTAACCAGAGGAGCACTGGAACTGCCCCTTCTAGCTCCTCAGCACCAGCTG CAAGCTCCACAGGCCTGATATATATCGACCCTACCAATCTGCGTCGTTCCAGTGCAATCAGctccagtgcagcagctgcGGCAGCAGCATTGGAGGCTAGCAACTCCAGCAGCTACCTGACATCTGCCAGCAGTCTGGCCCGGGCTTACAGCATTGTCATCAGGCAGATCTCAGACCTCATGAGTCTGATTCCGAAGTACAACCATCTAGTGTACTCGCAGTACCCTGCTGCTGTAAAACTTACCTACCAGGATGCAGTAAACCTACAG AACTATGTTGAAGAAAAGCTGATTCCCACCTGGAATTGGATGGTGTCCATAATGGATTCCACTGAGGCACAGTTACGATATGGCTCAGCCCTGTCATCTGCTGGCGACCCTGGTCACCCCAGCCACCCGCTCCATGCCTCTCAGCATTCAGCACGCAGAGAACGTATGACTGCTCGGGAGGAGGCCAGCCTCCGCACCCTGGAAGGACGCAG GAGGGCAGCCACCCTGTTGACAGCTCGCCAAGGCATGATGTCGGCACGAGGCGATTTCTTGAACTACGCCCTGTCACTGATGCGTTCCCACAATGATGAACATTCTGATGTGCTACCTGTGCTGGATGTGTGCTCACTGAAGCACGTGGCCTATGTTTTCCAGGCTCTCATCTACTGGATTAAGGCCATGAACCAGCAGACGACACTGGACACACCACAGATGGATAGAAAGAG GAATCGAGAGATCTTGGAGCTGGGTTTGGACAATGAGGATTCTGAACATGAGAATGACGAGGACACCAATCAAA GCTCAACTCTGCAGGACAAGGATGAGGATCCAGTTCCAGCGGAAACGGGTCAGAACCACCCCTTCTTTCGTCGCTCTGATTCGATGACCTTCCTGGGTTGCATCCCACCCAATCCCTTTGATGTTCCTCTGGCTGAAGCCATTCCACTGGCAGATCAGCCCCACCTTCTGCAG CCAAACGCCAGGAAGGAGGATCTGTTTGGTCGTCCCTCGCAGGGCTTGTACTCCTCCTCGTACATGGCAACCAAGGGCCTGGCTGAGGCAAGCATGGACAGGAACTGCCTGGAGGTAAACATGGGCTCCTCTCTACCCTCCCCCTCTCAG ATCCTGCCTACTAAGATGTCTTACTCAGCCAACCTGAAGAATGTAATGAGTATGGAAACTGGCCAGCGGAGCACTGAGACCCAATCACTGACAGAGCAGGAAGTGGAGGGTTCAAAACCAGGGCCTTCACCCCATGACCTTGCTGCCCAGCTGAAGAGTAGCCTGCTTGCTGAAATTGGCCTCACTGAGAGCGATGGACCTCCTCTCCCATCATTCAG ACCTCACTGTAGTTTTATGGGCATGATGATCTCACATGACATGCTGCTAGGCCGTTGGCGACTGTCCCTGGAGCTCTTTGGTCGTGTCTTCATGGAGGATGTAGGAGCTGAGCCTGGATCG ATCCTCACAGAGCTTGGTGGCTTCGAGGTGAAGGAATCCAAGTTCCGTCGGGAGATGGAAAAACTGAGGAACCTTCAGTCACGTGACCTAGCGCTGGAGGTGGACCGGGATCGGGACCAGCTAATACAGCAGACCATGCGTCAGCTAAATACGCACTTTGGCAGGCGCTGCACAACTACACCAATGGCTGTACACCGGGTGAAGGTCACCTTCAAAGATGAGCCGGGCGAAGGCAGTGGTGTGGCCCGCAGCTTCTACACAGCAATCGCACTGGCCCTCCTCTCCAACGATAAGCTGCCCAACCTGGACTGTGTTCAGAGTGTTAGCAAGGGCATGCAGGCCAGCA atcTAATGCAGCGACTGAGGAACAGagacagggaaagagagaggagaagtgGTGGACTTCGAGCGGGATCTCGGAGAGACCGAGACAG AGACTCAAGGAGGCAGCTGTCGATAGATACAAGGCCTTTTAGGCCTTCATCAGAGGGCAACCCCAGTGATGAGCCCGACCCTCTGCCTGCACACAGACAAGCCCTGGGGGAAAGGCTCTACCCACGTGTTCACGCAATGCAACCG GCGTTTGCCAGTAAAATCACAGGCATGTTGCTGGAGCTGTCCCctgcacagctgctgctgctgctggccagTGAGGATTCTCTTAGAGCCAGGGTGGAAGAGGCTATGGAGCTTCTTATTGCACATGGAAG GGAAAATGGTGCTGACAGTATATTAGACCTGGGTCTCCTGGAAGCTCCCGAAAAAACACAA CAGCAGGAGAACCGTAAACGCCATGGTTCGACTCGCAGTGTGGTGGACATGGAGCTGGACGATCCAGATGATGGGGACGACAATGCGCCGCTCTTCTACCAACCAGGCAAACGAGGCTTCTACTCCCCACGGCCTGGAAAGAACACAGAGGCCAGACTCAATTGCTTCCGTAACATTGGCAG AATACTGGGGCTATGTTTGCTGCAGAATGAACTTTGTCCGATCACGTTGAACAGACATGTCATCAAAGTGCTGCTCGGGAGGAAG GTGAACTGGCACGACTTTGCATTCTTCGACCCAGTCATGTACGAAAGCCTGCGGCAGCTTATCCGCCATTCACAGGCTGGTGAAGcagatgcagtatttgctgCCATGGACCTGGCATTTGCCATTGACCTCTGCAAAGAGGAAGGTTCAGGACAG GTGGAGCTTCTGTCTGGTGGGGTCAACATGCCAGTTACTCCCCTTAATGTGTACGAGTATGTGAGGAAGTATGCCGAATACAGAATGTTGGTGGTGGCTGAGCAGCCTCTCCAT GCAATGAGGAAGGGTTTGCTAGATGTACTTCCTAAGAATGCCCTGGAGGACTTGACTGCTGAGGACTTCAGGCTGTTGGTCAATGGCTGTGGAGAAGTCAACGTCCAGATGCTCATCAGCTTCACATCCTTCAATGATGAATCTG GAGAAAATGCAGATAAACTACTTCAGTTTAAGCGCTGGTTTTGGTCCATAGTGGAGAAGATGAGCATGACTGAGAGGCAAGATCTG gTGTACTTCTGGACCTCCAGCCCGTCTCTCCCAGCCAGCGAGGAGGGCTTCCAGCCGATGCCCTCCATCACCATCCGACCTCCAGATGACCAGCACCTCCCCACGGCCAATACTTGCATCTCACGTCTCTACGTGCCACTTTATTCTTCAAAACAAATACTCAAACAGAAACTCCTGCTCGCCATCAAGACCAAGAACTTTGGTTTTGTGTAG